One window of the Peromyscus eremicus unplaced genomic scaffold, PerEre_H2_v1 PerEre#2#chrX_unloc_4, whole genome shotgun sequence genome contains the following:
- the LOC131901157 gene encoding zinc finger protein 431-like, with amino-acid sequence MMETYRNLTIIGYNWEDHNTEEQLQSSRGDGSHEQNQTGKKHTIYTQCVKDLLYPSTLQMYEKEDTGEKPYEYNQCGKAFEFQSHLQEHKRKHTGEKPYGGNHGDKAFSCQSSLQMHKKNLILERNPVNVIRVVKPLHNSVVCKSIQEPILERNPMNVICVVKPLHNSVIFKCIQEPILERNPVNAIYVVKPLQFSYLQRHTRTHTGEKPNECKECGKDFAYHSHLQRHKRTHTGEKPYECNQCGKAFTSHNHLNSHKRTHTGEKPYVCNQCGKALCPSQSSSKASKATSWR; translated from the exons atgatggaaacctacaggaacctcactattatag gatacaattgggaagaccataatactgaagagcaacttcaaagttctagaggagatggaag tcatgaacaaaatcaaactggaaagaaacatactatatacactcaatgtgttaaagatcttttatatcccagtactcttcaaatgtatgaaaaagaagatactggagagaaaccctatgaatataatcaatgtggtaaagcttttgaatttcaaagccatcttcaagaacataaaagaaagcatactggagagaaaccctatggagGAAATCATGgtgataaagccttttcatgtcaaagtagtcttcaaatgcataaaaaaaacctcatattggagagaaaccctgtgaatgtaatccgtgtagtaaagcctttacacaattCAGTAGTCTGCAAAAgcatacaagaacccattctggagagaaaccctatgaatgtaatttgtgtggtaaagcctttgcacaattcagttatcttcaaatgcatacaagaacccattctggagagaaatcctgtcaaTGCAAtttatgtggtaaagcctttacaattcagttatcttcaaaggcatacaagaacacatactggagagaaacccaatgaatgtaaagaatgtggtaaagacTTTGcatatcacagtcatcttcagaggcataaaagaacacatactggagagaaaccctatgaatgtaatcagtgtggtaaagcctttacaagtcataaccatcttaatagccataaaagaacacatactggagagaaaccatatgtttgcaatcagtgtggtaaggccctttgcccttcacagtcatcttcaaaggcatcaAAGGCCACCTCCTGGAgataa